One window of Triticum dicoccoides isolate Atlit2015 ecotype Zavitan chromosome 5A, WEW_v2.0, whole genome shotgun sequence genomic DNA carries:
- the LOC119301139 gene encoding nitrile-specifier protein 5-like, whose protein sequence is MAGTGSTWLLLEQKGAGPGARSSHAITLVGGTAYSFGGEFTPRLPVDNTMYAFDLKAQSWSALDAAGEVPPPRVGVTMASVGATVFVFGGRDKDHTELNELYSFDTATSTWTLLSSGDHGPPHRSYHSMVADGEGSHVYVFGGCGNAGRLNDLWAYDVTAGRWEELPSPGAACPPRGGPGLAFAGGKVWVVYGFSGDAELDDVHSYDPATGEWAVVDTTGDKPTPRSVLCAAGVGKHVVVFGGEVDPSDLGHLGAGKFSAEAFVLNTDTGAWTRLDDAGSGHHPGPRGWCAFSAGALDGRRGMLVYGGNSPTNDRLGDMFLFTPLLA, encoded by the exons ATGGCTGGCACCGGCAGCACCTGGCTCCTG CTGGAGCAGAAGGGAGCTGGGCCGGGAGCAAGGAGCTCCCACGCGATCACGCTCGTCGGCGGCACGGCCTACTCCTTCGGCGGCGAGTTCACGCCGCGCCTGCCCGTGGACAACACCATGTACGCCTTCGACCTCAAGGCCCAGTCCTGGTCCGCCCTCGACGCGGCCGGCGAGGTGCCCCCGCCGCGCGTCGGCGTCACCATGGCCTCCGTCGGCGCCACGGTGTTCGTCTTCGGCGGCCGCGACAAGGACCACACGGAGCTCAACGAGCTCTACTCCTTCGACACGGCCACCAGCACCTGGACCCTGCTCTCCTCCGGCGACCACGGCCCGCCGCACCGGAGCTACCACTCCATGGTGGCCGACGGCGAGGGGAGCCACGTGTACGTCTTCGGCGGCTGCGGCAACGCCGGCAGGCTGAACGACCTGTGGGCCTACGACGTCACCGCCGGGCGCTGGGAGGAGCTGCCTTCGCCGGGGGCGGCCTGCCCTCCCCGCGGCGGGCCCGGGCTGGCGTTCGCCGGCGGGAAGGTGTGGGTGGTGTACGGGTTCTCCGGGGACGCGGAGCTCGACGACGTGCACTCCTACGACCCGGCCACCGGCGAGTGGGCCGTGGTCGACACCACCGGCGACAAGCCCACCCCGCGGAGCGTGCTCTGCGCCGCCGGGGTCGGGAAGCACGTGGTGGTGTTCGGCGGCGAGGTGGACCCCAGCGATCTCGGCCACCTCGGCGCCGGCAAATTCTCCGCCGAGGCCTTCGTGCTAAACACCGACACCGGCGCGTGGACCAGGCTGGATGACGCCGGGTCTGGCCACCACCCCGGTCCTCGGGGTTGGTGCGCGTTCTCGGCGGGGGCGCTTGACGGCCGGCGAGGCATGCTTGTCTACGGCGGCAACTCGCCGACGAACGACCGGCTTGGCGACATGTTCCTCTTCACTCCGCTTCTAGCTTGA